From the Dehalococcoidia bacterium genome, the window ATGACCGGTTGTAAAAGGCAGCACCTACCAAGCTAACTCAGGCTCAAGATCGGCTGAAGCCTTGCAGCATAGCCATCCCCAGCACTACGCTCTGCAAGTAAGGCATATGGACACTCCTCATGATCGAGTCCGGCATCACCCCGAAAGGACAACCCACTTTGCCCAAAGCCATACGGGAAGCTCTGTCGGTGAAGGCAGGAGACCACGTGCGCTACGTCATCCAGGAAGGAGAAGTCCGTATAC encodes:
- a CDS encoding AbrB family transcriptional regulator; this encodes MIESGITPKGQPTLPKAIREALSVKAGDHVRYVIQEGEVRILPIRSVRRLFGILRHDGPAATLEDMERAIAEGACEE